One Halobacterium sp. DL1 DNA window includes the following coding sequences:
- a CDS encoding O-acetylhomoserine aminocarboxypropyltransferase (catalyzes the formation of L-methionine and acetate from O-acetyl-L-homoserine and methanethiol), with protein sequence MTGELLLVAMTDASHGPRTRSVHAGHEPDATGARAPPIHQTTSYVFPSADEAAARYALDSEADVYSRISNPTVSILEDRLASLEGGVDAVATNAGMGAIDAITTTLAESGRNIVAGAEMYGGTASYFSHIASKRGVGIRTVDALDPEAVADAIDDDTAFVHVETVANPSLVTPDFEELAAVAHERAVPLVVDNTFATPHLCRPIEHGADVVWESTTKWIHGAGTTLGGVVVDGGTFPWDHADANFPELSGENPAYGFDFTERFGERAFAAAVRQRAVRSCGTGQTAFDAWQTLQGVETLPLRVEKHCQNARALAEALRENPDVAWVSYPGLDDHPTHDAASEYLEGGFGGMLTFGPEGGFDAAKAVCEGVELASFLANVGDAKTLVVHPASTTHAQLDAEEQREAGVAPDMVRVSVGIEDAADIVADFEQALRGAR encoded by the coding sequence TTGACGGGAGAACTATTACTCGTAGCAATGACTGACGCGAGCCACGGGCCGCGCACCCGGAGCGTCCACGCGGGCCACGAACCGGACGCGACTGGCGCCCGGGCGCCCCCCATCCACCAGACCACCTCCTACGTCTTCCCCAGCGCCGACGAGGCGGCCGCTCGCTACGCCCTCGACTCCGAGGCCGACGTCTACTCCCGCATCTCCAACCCCACCGTCTCCATCCTCGAGGACCGCCTCGCCAGCCTCGAAGGCGGCGTCGACGCCGTCGCCACGAACGCCGGAATGGGCGCCATCGACGCCATCACCACCACGCTCGCCGAGAGCGGGCGCAATATCGTCGCGGGCGCCGAGATGTACGGCGGCACCGCGTCGTACTTCTCGCACATCGCGAGCAAGCGCGGCGTTGGCATCCGCACCGTCGACGCGCTCGACCCCGAGGCCGTCGCCGACGCCATCGACGACGACACCGCGTTCGTCCACGTCGAGACGGTCGCCAACCCGTCGCTCGTCACGCCCGACTTCGAGGAACTCGCCGCCGTCGCCCACGAACGCGCCGTCCCGCTCGTGGTGGACAACACGTTCGCGACGCCCCACCTCTGCCGCCCCATCGAGCACGGCGCCGACGTCGTCTGGGAGTCCACCACGAAGTGGATCCACGGCGCCGGCACCACGCTCGGGGGTGTCGTCGTCGACGGCGGGACGTTCCCCTGGGACCACGCGGACGCGAACTTCCCGGAGCTCTCCGGGGAGAACCCCGCCTACGGTTTCGACTTCACGGAGCGCTTCGGCGAGCGCGCGTTCGCCGCCGCCGTCCGCCAGCGCGCCGTCCGTTCCTGTGGCACCGGCCAGACGGCCTTCGACGCCTGGCAGACACTCCAGGGCGTCGAGACCCTCCCGCTCCGGGTGGAGAAGCACTGCCAGAACGCCCGGGCGCTCGCCGAGGCGCTACGCGAGAACCCCGACGTCGCGTGGGTCTCGTATCCAGGACTGGACGACCACCCGACCCACGACGCCGCGAGCGAGTATCTCGAGGGCGGGTTCGGCGGGATGCTCACGTTCGGTCCCGAAGGGGGCTTCGACGCCGCCAAGGCCGTCTGCGAGGGCGTCGAACTCGCCTCGTTCCTCGCGAACGTCGGCGACGCGAAGACGCTCGTCGTCCACCCCGCCAGCACCACGCACGCACAGCTAGACGCCGAGGAACAGCGCGAGGCGGGCGTCGCGCCCGACATGGTCCGCGTCTCCGTCGGCATCGAGGACGCCGCTGACATCGTCGCGGACTTCGAGCAGGCGCTGCGGGGTGCCCGCTGA
- a CDS encoding homoserine O-acetyltransferase, whose amino-acid sequence MPSTSIGSFEFDCGQSVEDLTVAYETYGEFTGDNAVLVCHALTGSQYVRGGEGGQGRGWWHDVVGPGKAIDTNRYYVVCANVPGSCYGTDGPSSEGPDGEPWGTEFPPVTVGDWTRSQRRLLDELGVGRLHAVLGGSVGGMNALDWARRYPDDVRRVAAIAAAPRLDAQCLGLNAVARRAIRSDPNWNGGDYYGGDPPEGGLAMARQLGHLMYLSKDSMAQKFGRRTAGRASGSDPFPTDEAAAFFPYRDVESYLDYQAEKFTDRYDANSYLYLTRAMDDYDLAEGYDSDASAIGAFTGEALLMSFTGDWHFTVEQSEELAEAFRERDVLVAHHVVDSDHGHDAFLVEPESVGPPLKDFLADGVAGASVTDTVEHEDDDRTRYAPVHNSLFSG is encoded by the coding sequence ATGCCGTCGACGAGCATCGGGTCCTTCGAGTTCGACTGCGGACAGAGCGTCGAGGACCTCACCGTCGCCTACGAGACGTACGGCGAATTCACTGGCGACAACGCCGTCCTCGTCTGTCACGCGCTCACGGGCAGCCAGTACGTCCGCGGCGGCGAAGGGGGGCAGGGCCGGGGCTGGTGGCACGACGTCGTCGGCCCCGGGAAGGCCATCGACACGAATCGCTACTACGTCGTCTGCGCGAACGTCCCCGGGTCGTGCTACGGGACGGACGGCCCGTCCAGCGAGGGACCGGACGGCGAACCGTGGGGGACCGAGTTCCCGCCGGTCACCGTCGGCGACTGGACGCGCAGTCAGCGCCGCCTGCTCGACGAACTCGGTGTCGGCCGCCTGCACGCCGTCCTCGGCGGGAGCGTCGGCGGCATGAACGCCCTCGACTGGGCGCGGCGCTACCCCGACGACGTCCGCCGCGTCGCCGCCATCGCCGCCGCGCCGCGCCTCGACGCGCAGTGTCTCGGGCTGAACGCCGTCGCGCGCCGCGCTATCCGCAGCGACCCGAACTGGAACGGCGGCGACTACTACGGCGGCGACCCGCCGGAGGGCGGCCTCGCGATGGCCCGCCAGCTCGGCCACCTGATGTACCTCTCGAAGGACTCGATGGCCCAGAAGTTCGGCCGCCGGACCGCGGGCCGGGCGTCCGGCAGCGACCCGTTCCCCACCGACGAGGCTGCCGCGTTCTTCCCCTACCGCGACGTCGAGTCCTACCTCGACTACCAGGCCGAGAAGTTCACGGACCGCTACGATGCGAACAGCTACCTCTACCTCACGCGGGCGATGGACGACTACGATCTCGCCGAGGGGTACGACTCGGACGCCAGCGCCATCGGCGCGTTCACCGGCGAAGCGCTGCTCATGTCGTTCACCGGCGACTGGCACTTCACCGTCGAGCAGAGCGAGGAACTCGCCGAGGCGTTCCGCGAGCGCGACGTCCTCGTCGCCCACCACGTCGTCGACTCCGACCACGGCCACGACGCGTTCCTCGTCGAACCCGAGTCCGTCGGTCCGCCGCTGAAGGACTTCCTCGCCGACGGCGTCGCCGGCGCCTCGGTCACGGACACCGTCGAACACGAGGACGACGACCGCACGCGGTACGCGCCCGTCCACAACAGCCTCTTCTCCGGATAG
- a CDS encoding O-acetylhomoserine aminocarboxypropyltransferase (catalyzes the formation of L-methionine and acetate from O-acetyl-L-homoserine and methanethiol), producing MADDYGFDTNSVHAGQDVDPTTGSRAPPIYQTTSYVFEDSDDAAAQFGLEKPGYIYSRLMNPTVETLQERLAALEGGVGAVATSSGMASLDLATFLLASAGDNIVASSDLYGGTYTYLTHSVERRGVTTEFVDVLDYDAYEAAIDEDTAYVLVETIGNPSLKTPDLERIAEIAHDNGVPLMVDNTFPTPYLCNPIEHGADIVWHSTTKWIHGAGTTVGGALVDAGSFPWAEHAEKYPEIAAENPAYHGVNFAEAFGEAAFTYAGIARGLRDLGNQQSPFDAWQTLEKLESLPLRMEKHCENAQQIAEYLQDHDDVSWVTYPGLEDHPTHDTATEYFGGEYGGMITFGLEGGYDAAQATTENTELASLVANVGDAKTLIIHPASTTHQQLTDEEQENAGVTGDLVRLSVGIEDPADVVADLERAIEAASQ from the coding sequence ATGGCTGACGACTACGGCTTCGACACGAACAGCGTCCACGCGGGCCAGGACGTCGACCCGACCACCGGGTCGCGCGCACCGCCGATCTACCAGACCACCTCGTACGTCTTCGAGGACAGCGACGACGCCGCCGCGCAGTTCGGCCTCGAGAAGCCCGGCTACATCTACTCGCGGCTGATGAACCCAACCGTCGAGACGCTCCAGGAGCGCCTCGCGGCACTCGAGGGCGGCGTCGGTGCCGTCGCCACCTCCTCCGGGATGGCGAGCCTCGACCTCGCTACCTTCCTGCTGGCGAGTGCGGGCGACAACATCGTCGCGTCCAGCGACCTCTACGGCGGGACGTACACCTACCTCACGCACAGCGTCGAGCGCCGCGGCGTCACGACGGAGTTCGTCGACGTCCTCGACTACGACGCCTACGAGGCGGCCATCGACGAGGACACGGCCTACGTGCTCGTCGAGACCATCGGCAACCCGAGCCTGAAGACGCCGGACCTCGAGCGCATCGCGGAGATCGCCCACGACAACGGCGTCCCGCTGATGGTCGACAACACGTTCCCCACGCCGTACCTCTGCAACCCCATCGAGCACGGCGCGGACATCGTCTGGCACTCGACCACGAAGTGGATCCACGGCGCGGGGACGACGGTCGGCGGGGCGCTCGTCGACGCGGGCAGCTTCCCGTGGGCCGAGCACGCCGAGAAGTACCCCGAGATAGCGGCGGAGAACCCGGCGTACCACGGCGTCAACTTCGCCGAGGCGTTCGGGGAGGCGGCGTTCACGTACGCCGGCATCGCGCGCGGCCTGCGCGACCTGGGCAACCAGCAGTCGCCGTTCGACGCGTGGCAGACCCTCGAGAAACTGGAGTCGCTGCCCCTCCGGATGGAGAAACACTGCGAGAACGCCCAGCAGATCGCGGAGTACCTCCAGGACCACGACGACGTGTCGTGGGTCACCTACCCCGGCCTCGAGGACCACCCGACCCACGACACCGCCACGGAGTACTTCGGCGGCGAGTACGGCGGGATGATCACGTTCGGCCTCGAGGGCGGCTACGACGCCGCGCAGGCGACCACGGAGAACACGGAACTGGCGAGCCTGGTGGCGAACGTCGGCGACGCGAAGACGCTCATCATCCACCCCGCCAGCACCACGCACCAGCAGCTCACCGACGAGGAACAGGAGAACGCGGGCGTCACCGGCGACCTGGTGCGCCTCTCGGTCGGCATCGAGGACCCCGCGGACGTCGTTGCGGACCTCGAACGCGCCATCGAGGCCGCCTCCCAGTAA